A window of Cheilinus undulatus linkage group 23, ASM1832078v1, whole genome shotgun sequence genomic DNA:
ttttgctatttgagccatttttgcaacttattcatcactttttgtcattttttctgccactctttgcctttcttaacccatatttgctgatTTATCCCCTTCTTGgcacatttaacttttttttgactctctttccacaatttttacttcttttttccGTTTTTTAACCACCCGTTTTAGCaattttcagccaattttttcaactttcagctaatttagccacttttaacccatttctgccattttttgcctttctttgcaATAGTTTTATAATTTTCCCTTAAAGCGtttcagtttcttcttcttttcctctgtatcctgacatttgtgcatatcatggcttagctatgaagtctggtATGACTTTCTGAATGGTTTGGTTCAGCGTGTCTATCCACATTGTTAGCACTGATAAAAACAGTGGATCATGGTTTTCTTGACCCCCATGAGACCCCCATCTGGCTGGGCCAAAGAAAGTGTTACTCTTTTTCCCCCTTATGGGTGCCCTTGGTTGAGCTACCTGACATGCAACCATTTTCAATAAACAGGCAAACAGTCAGACACATGTTGTTAGTTGATCCAGCGCTGATCAAGTGGCAGCTGGACATGTTACAATGCTTAAAGGCGTTTCGCCTCTTCTCTAAAAAGCTTCTTCTATTTTGTTGTTAGTTGATCTTGCTAGAGAGTGGAcgtatttttaaaataaaatgaagaattttatggtaaaaataagATTAGCAGTTTTTCACTGGTTGTACCATCTGACAGTTAAAGTATTTATGTAACCGGTGGCAATATCTCTGCGTTGTGTTTATGATGGATGGAAGGAGACTGCGACACAggatctctctctttttcacgTTTATTGGCTGGCAATGATAACCAAAAGACAGAAACTCCAATAAATATACAGCCCGCTCTGGATCCTCTCCCACTGGAAGTCATTTCAAAGGTCACatggataaaatatatatttacaaaatgaGTAATGCATACCTGGCAATGATAACCGAAAGACAAAAACTCCGATAAATACACAGCCAGCTCCAGATCGTACACAATATAAAACATATAACACATAACATTAGCCTAACACAACGTGCACGCAAGCTAGCTGTGCACGGTGCGCACGTGAACCAGCCCACCACCATACGCAGCAAACAAACATCGATAAAAGTAAAGATACAAGAAacttaaagcaaataaacatgtaaacaagtGGGAAAATAACTAAGGACATTTTAAGaactaaaaatatatacaagATATGTTTAACATAAAGATGGAAACAGATACAAACTTGAACAAAACAATGGACACCCACCTCTCCCACTGGGAGTCATTTCAAAGGGGAGAGGGGATGGGGCGGAAAGAATATATACAAATAACCAgcgaagaagaaaacaaaggaaaggAGGGACTACAAACAACACAGTGCATCATGGATTTTCATGGAGTTTCTCCAAGGTTAATGGACAAATACCAGGTAATTTTGTgtagttataacagaaataggGAACTACAGAGGTGTATTTTGCGTCTGTTACATTTGTACCCCCcgtgaataaaaataaatgtttttctttttgtcatttttatagGAGAGAGATTTACAAACCATTTCACTTGGACATGAGTGTAAACTAGAGTTAAATTAATGGTAATTTATGCTCTAATCTCTTTTACCATCATCAGTTCAAAATCAAAGTCCCATGATTACGAATGCAGCATTCTGACATTCAAGAACTTGCAGATTCTGTgacaaaagttattttgatgatCTGATTAACTTAATATCCAAACACTTTaataacatttgtttatttaaaaaaattctatcataaaaatgttcgttttcaaattcaaatttccATACAATTAAAATGACCTTTCCGCAGTGTCAGTAATCTGTTAACTAACTAGCTAAACCACACAACAATTACATTATTGCATTTTCTCACAAAAGACATTTCTATTATGAGTCTTCATTTGAagatttttcatatttactgcAAGCATGCCAACACTCACAgtagatataggccaatatttgtAAGAggtaaaggctgatatttatgttAGATGTAGCCCAATATTTATTGGGATATACACCAATATTTGGTCTACATTCACAGCCAAAATGTAGACTGACATTTATATATGAAACATAGTTAATTAACAAAATAAGACAATACAGGAGTCATgtttttctgattcattttttaacttACTTGGGACAATTGAAAGTAACTCAGCTAATTAAATTTCAAAAGCAAATGTGAAGAACTTGTGATAATCCTTAAAATGTACTCAGATTTGGGGTGCAGGTGACCGAATGGTTTAGGCGCgccccaggttcgaatccggcctgaagCCCTGTGCCACGTAtctcccctgctctcgtccctctttcagactctatccactatcctcctttatcaaagcccaaaataaactttaaaaaatgtggtcaGATTTGATAAACTGATATtatatttcctttatttgtAGTTCCCTCATATGAAATCAAACTGGTATTAAAAGAATCTGCAGCACTGGTCACGTAATCATTTGAACTCACAGAATCAGATTCCAATGCTGGTGACATTCAGTTAGGAGTGTAGATAATTTAACCTACTCAAGTTTGAACCCCACTACTATTACCTGGTATACacacaaataaatataaattcTAATAAAGTCCTACCAAGACATTATAAAAAATTGTTCATAGAGtaatctttccttttttataaaaaaaatcttaactcTTTCAGAATAGTTGGGTGGCTCTCAAAGAGCcattaactttgttttttgtttgttttatttgtaggCGGTGCAGCATTTCACTTAGAGCTGGTGTACTTGTTGACGGCCTTGGTGCCCTCAGAAACGGCGTGCTTGGCCAGCTCACCAGGCAGCAGCAGGCGTACAGCGGTCTGGATCTCCCTGGTGGTGATGGTGGAGCGTTTGTTGTAGTGAGCCAGGCGGGAGGCCTCGGCGACGATGCGCTCAAAGATGTCGTTCACGAAGGATTTCTTGATGCTCATAGCCTTGGAGGAGATCCCGGTGTCGGGGTGGACCTGCTTCAGCACTTTGTAGACGGAGATGGCGTAGCTCTCCTTCCTGCTCCTGttcctcctctttctgcagACTTGGACAGGGCTTTCTTCTGGCCTTCTTGGGCGCCGTTTTGGGCTGAAGTTCCggcatttttcttaaattacGTCAATGGCACAGTTCTACAATCTTACAGAATGGTGCTGTGCGAGCTGTTTATATGGGTTCTGTATGTTAAAGAAGTGTGCGGTTCCCTCTCTGTCATTGGCTGGTTTCCACTGATTTGCTGAGTTACCATGCGGAAGTTTTTAAACCTTTCATCTTGAAGGTCAAATTAGCTTCCTTATTTACCAAAAACGCTCGAATGTTTTCTGGAAGCTTCCATGAATGAGTTCTTAACGGGTCAACGAAAACATCTTTGTGTCTGGCTGTTATTATCGTTTGTTGATCATAAACACATGGAGGATTGGATCAGTCCCTCAGAGATGACATAAATAGGCCAGCTTAATATCAACCAGAAATCttagcttttgtttggaattcatttttagtttctcacaTATTTGAGATAAGAAAAAAcggaaatgttttaaagctcagtctggttctgatcTCAAAAATGCCTcgtttctgcagaaaaagacaGCATTGGATCGTTTTTAGGGCAGATGTTTTGCTGTGTGCTGGGCGTcttcagtcagtaagaaatgATGTGATAGAGAAAGTTATGGTGGAGTCTTCTTTCTTGTTGTTTCGATGATGGGCCACAAGGGCTGGTAAAGGCCGAGCATGatcaaaatattgttaaaacTTCAGAATTTATCctgaattcattttttatctgaatttaaattaaaatccaTACAAATTCTCCAAGTTACGTAAAAATTCAGGGAAAATTCTGAACCACATGTAATATAAAAATTACCCccaattttttcaaaatatttccaAATGTTGCTGCTTTAACATTCCTATACCAATTTCCCTGAAAATCCCCCTAAAGCTctaacaaatttaaaaatctgcattacactccccaaatttccattgaaaattagtgaaaattcccccaaactttcaaacaaatttcctggaatttccattaaaaaaatccataaattaataaaaaaaatttcaaaggacacatTTACCCTTAAACTCACAAACATTAGAAAAAACGTAAATATCAAtgaaacacacatacacacaaaactTAAAGGCAACCCCTggtaggaaaaaaaagaaaaatcaagcaATGCCCTCCAAAAATCAGATccaattcttgaaaaaatacattttcctaatttccatttaaatgcctaaaaaaattacagaaaaaaatccccaatAAAGCAAATTTCTCCAAAACCACCCAACGAAACTTTCAAAATGCATACAAGTATGTGACCAAAATTAATTagatttcatttaaaattcccccaaacttccttaaaaatgttctggaatTTTTATGAAGCCCCCATTCACAATTAAAGCAtcctgcaaaaagaaaaaattacatATACAAATTACAAATTACATTTCTTGAATTTCTATTAAAATTATTCTTAAAAGAAAATACccacaaaaaaaacagatctaataaaaataaattaaacgaTGAGTGCCTGTGACCCGCACACCTAGGCTTGTATTGTTTCAGATGAGTGACATCATTGGCCCGGCTGTACCACGTGACTGGTTCGGCAAGTGGTTCCGATCTTTGTTCCAGGTTTGACAGCAATATAAACCCCATGCGTTCCGTTCAAAATGTGTGGTTATGAGAGAGGAGATTTTTGGTTAGTTTTGAGTGTGTATATTTAGGATTGTTTGGAGAGTAAGACAGTTAAACCAATGCCATTTTCCAAAAGTGACACAGAACACGAAAACTACCCCTCAATAAAAAGCCTATTATATGACTCTACCCATGTTTTATTATGACACACGCATATGATATTGCATAGTCATTATAAACTCACATGAAAATACACTTTATTGATATAAACAAGTtatattaatacatttttttcattattcaaaGTGATTCCCAAACAGCTGATACTGACAGTCTATCACAGAACGAGCGGTAAAGATCACAGCTGCCTGTTGTACACACTTCGGGCCAGCAGATGGTTTCGTATGCAGATGAAGCCTCGAGAAATTAACCCTTTTCTGACAGATTTGCTGGAAAGCTTCAGTACTTCATGAAGCTGCATCTCACTAGCATCCCCATGTTTACACAAGTTTAACGCTATTATCAGATACTGATACGTTTCTTATTGTTGACTACTGATGAAGCTGTCAGACCCTGTATTTACTTTGACAATAGCGGTTTGTTTGTCAAATAGTCTATGATCATTGTGAGATGAGAAAAGACATTAGGAAATTAACATTCAGAGACATTGGACAGAGCTCTTTAGTTTAAGTGGGTGGCTCTTAAAAGAGCCGTTGTTCAACTGACAGGTCATATTGAGAGTTTAACCACCGAACCCGTAGAGAGTTCGGCCCTGCCTCTTGAGAGCGTAGACCACATCCATGGCAGTTACGGTCTTCCTCTTGGCATGCTCGGTGTAAGTGACGGCATCACGAATAACATTCTCCAGAAAAACCTTGAGAACACCACGGGTCTCCTCGTAAATAAGACCGGAGATACGCTTAACTCCACCACGGCGAGCTAGACGGCGGATAGCGGGCTTGGTGATTCCCTGGATGTTATCACGAAGCACTTTCCGGTGACGCTTAGCGCCTCCTTTTCCTAGTCCCTTTCCTCCCTTTCCACGACCAGACATTTCTCTCAGTGGTTCAGATATCTACCGAAGACGAATTGATGATCCGACATGTAGAGCACTCGACGTATAAACCCTGCTAGCGGACGTTAGGGGAGAAAATCAGCGCGAGCTCAGCCcgccctttttttctcttccgcCTTCACTGGAGCTATTTCCTCTATTGAGAACAGGCTTATTATAAGCCAAGATGTGGAATTTATTGAAGCTGAAGTGGGTATTGTATATAAGCATAAACCCTTGTTAAATACAAGTTATATCTTGATTTCCTCCCAACTTACAATCTTGGGACACAATATGGCCCATTAATCAGCCTTCGGTGAGGTAGGGGTACAGTCGACTTGTCAACAACGATGCTGATTTGTTAAATATCAAATGCTGTCGTGGTGTGGATGACTTGATTGTTGCAAGTAGTGTGGACGCTTATTCAGCATCCCCACCAACTACTACGATAATGCCGGATACTTGATATGCTTTATCGTATTgttttacaaaggaaaaattaACTCTTATGGCTATGTGGGTGGCTCTTAAAAGAGCCTTTGGGTTTAGTATGGAGTAGAGCGTATCTACTTGGTTTTGCCAGCCTTCGACTCAGACTTTTTCGGCAGCAGAACAGCCTGGATGTTGGGCAGAACTCCTCCCTGGGCGATGGTGACTTTTCCCAGCAGCTTGTTGAGCTCTTCATCGTTGCGGACGGCCAGCTGAAGGTGGCGGGGGATGATTCTGGTCTTTTTGTTGTCGCGGGCAGCGTTTCCAGCTAACTCTAGGATCTCGGCGGTCAGATACTCCAGGACAGCAGCCAGATAAACGGGAGCTCCGGCACCAACTCGCTCAGCGTAGTTACCCTTCCTCAGGAGCCTGTGGACACGGCCGACCGGGAACTGGAGCCCGGCACGGGATGATCGGCTCTTGGCCTTTGCACGAGCTTTTCCGCCTTTGCCTCTGCCAGACATGTTTATGTTTTCTTCGTATTTTCAGTAGAAAGAAGCACTCTGACAGCTGTCAAGTCGGTGTTTATATATGCTCACGACTCCACCTACTCGCTCAATGATTGGTTGGTCTAGCGTGACTCTAATCATCCAATCAGACATCGGAATGCTTCTGAACGTTGTGTAGTCGTTACACCACATCTGTTCGCGCCGTTTTCAGCgtatttcaaaatgaaatgaacGGAAATAGGATttcaaataatattttattccTCTTAGACATACAAGATAAGGATCTTAACTTTAATATAAAAAGAGACGATTTCCGTGAATAATCATGCACAAATAATGTGCTCAATCTTGTACCAAAAAGATGGCTTGATTTTGtcaagaaatatttttaaagaaataaaaattggCCACAACAGACAATTATGATTTACTTGAATGcaatttaacttaaaaaaaaaaaacacaaaaagtgttatttcatatatatatatatatagtggaTTTTGTGGATGACACTGCAATAAATAGCAGTCAATTAAGTAATGTCAGTTATAAagaaatatgtaatgttaaattAACAACTGTTTTGATGGTAACACCCttcaagtcaatatttagtagatTTGGCTGCATACACAGCTCAGAGTCTGTGTTGATAGGTCTCAAACAGGCTTAAACATCTGGAAACTACAATTTAactcaattcttctttgctaagcTACTCTGTCAGGTTGCTTAGGGTTTGTGGGTAAACAgcccctttcaagtccagccacaaactctcagttggactgaggtctgggctctgactcggccactccataACACtcctcttgttgtctttaaaccatttctgtgtatttttctctgtatgcttcagctcaGTGCCTTGCTGGAGAATAagtcttctcccaagccgtagttctctgtcagactgaatgaCATTTgtgggccggctgctgagaagtgtccccacagcatgatgctgctgccaccatgctccacagtggggatggtgtgtttgtggtgatgtcagtgtttggcgtcttgtctgttGACcagaaagctccattttggtctcatcagactaaagaactttccCCCACCTgtccatggagtctcccacatgcctcttGGTGAACTGTAgcccagattgaatctgagttttcttcaacagtgtctttctctttgccactctcccataaagctctgactggtgaagaaccagaacagaacaacagttgttgtctgcagagtctctcccatctcagctgctgaagcttgcaactccttcagagtagtcataggtgtcttagtgtcctctctcactagtctccttcctgcacactcagtttgtgaggatggcctgatgtaggcagatttacacatgtgacttattccttcatttcttcatgatgaatttaactgaactctaggatgttcagagccttggaaatgcttttttatccatcccctgatacttttcaataatcttttctttgagttgcttggagtgttcttttgacttcatggtaATCCATGGTGGTCTAAAAgtaactggctggacctctgttgaataaggtcagtcactttaaagggggtgaatatttatgcaatcatttattttacattacatatttttacttaaaagatatcaatttgaagaaatctgttctcactttcACGCTGAAGATGTTTGTAGTTGTATTTGGATAAAAGCAAAGTTATATTGattatgactgatttataaaatcattaaaagggtaaaacatgcaatggggatgaatactttttataggcagtgTATTTTTTAGTCACTTGTCATAtattgattcaataatgactaACGATATAGAAATACATTAGGGTGAATATGCCTCTTATAAGATGTCCACAGGCTGTAAGTATTGTTGGTCTCCAAGTTTCATCAATACacatatt
This region includes:
- the LOC121505509 gene encoding histone H2A.J, with the protein product MSGRGKGGKARAKAKSRSSRAGLQFPVGRVHRLLRKGNYAERVGAGAPVYLAAVLEYLTAEILELAGNAARDNKKTRIIPRHLQLAVRNDEELNKLLGKVTIAQGGVLPNIQAVLLPKKSESKAGKTK